A genomic window from Candidatus Pelagisphaera phototrophica includes:
- a CDS encoding sulfatase: MYPLFGVEKIENVVFIISDDLKASVLGSYGDEICHTPNIDRLAEEGVVFDRVYCQGTSCGPSRQSFMHSRYQGAAKVNLGKHFIDNGVFSARIGKIYHMKVPGDIIAGTDGLDVESTWNERYNSPGLEAHTPGDYACLNLDIFTTDLAGRYSTAMPHRWFVTVSYDGDGSDQPDYKTASKTIEVIRQRKDEPFFIATGFVRPHYPMVAPKRYFDMYPIEDITLPYVPDDDHDDIPPLGFPKVVSTKDPIGKYPDNQKRMWAGYYATVTYMDEQVGRILDELDRQGLRDKTAVVFTSDHGYHLGEHHFWQKSNLHEDALRVPLIISSPGVKSGRSTAITELMDIYPTLSELAGFEDPESVQGKSLVPVLQDNSARVREAALTIDRSGYALRSERWSYIRYNDDTEELYDMQSDPGQLTNLAINPEREDELKTWRSKLDSRLKGAGITRKLKKG; encoded by the coding sequence ATGTATCCATTATTTGGTGTAGAAAAAATCGAGAACGTTGTATTTATAATATCAGACGACTTGAAGGCCAGCGTTTTGGGTAGCTATGGAGATGAGATTTGCCACACGCCGAATATTGACCGCTTGGCAGAGGAGGGCGTGGTATTCGATCGGGTTTATTGTCAGGGGACATCTTGCGGGCCGTCGCGTCAGTCCTTTATGCACAGTCGCTATCAGGGCGCCGCGAAGGTGAATTTGGGAAAGCACTTTATCGACAATGGGGTTTTCAGTGCCCGCATTGGAAAGATTTACCACATGAAAGTTCCAGGCGACATCATCGCGGGCACCGATGGACTGGATGTCGAAAGTACTTGGAACGAACGTTACAATTCCCCCGGTCTGGAAGCGCACACACCGGGAGATTATGCGTGTCTCAATCTTGACATATTCACTACCGATCTCGCCGGTCGCTACTCTACGGCAATGCCGCATCGCTGGTTTGTGACTGTCAGCTATGACGGGGATGGCTCGGACCAACCCGACTACAAGACCGCAAGCAAGACCATTGAGGTAATACGTCAGCGCAAGGACGAGCCATTCTTCATCGCCACTGGTTTTGTTCGTCCCCACTATCCCATGGTGGCTCCTAAGCGATACTTCGACATGTACCCAATCGAAGACATTACGTTACCCTATGTTCCCGATGACGACCACGACGACATCCCGCCGCTCGGTTTTCCTAAAGTCGTTTCCACCAAAGATCCGATCGGCAAATATCCGGACAATCAGAAGCGCATGTGGGCGGGTTACTACGCGACCGTCACCTACATGGACGAACAAGTCGGAAGAATTCTAGATGAGCTCGATCGGCAGGGCTTGCGAGACAAGACCGCCGTCGTATTCACCAGCGATCATGGGTACCATTTGGGAGAACATCATTTCTGGCAGAAAAGCAACCTTCACGAAGATGCGCTTCGAGTGCCGTTGATCATATCGAGTCCTGGAGTAAAGTCGGGGCGATCGACCGCAATCACAGAACTGATGGATATCTATCCAACCCTTTCGGAGCTAGCCGGATTTGAGGATCCCGAAAGCGTGCAGGGTAAGAGCCTCGTTCCCGTACTGCAGGATAACTCAGCCCGTGTAAGGGAGGCCGCGCTTACCATCGATCGATCTGGTTATGCCCTGCGGTCTGAGCGTTGGTCCTATATTCGCTACAACGACGATACTGAGGAATTGTATGACATGCAGTCGGACCCGGGCCAACTCACAAATCTCGCGATCAATCCTGAGCGTGAAGACGAATTGAAAACATGGCGCTCAAAACTGGATTCTAGGCTGAAGGGTGCCGGTATCACACGAAAGTTAAAGAAAGGCTAG
- a CDS encoding sulfatase-like hydrolase/transferase — protein MKLYIVISSAFLAFLNLAIASDSPPNILLIMADDVGYECFSSYGSKEYSTPRLDALAAEGIRFENCHSTPLCTPSRVNLMSGKSNVFNYFDFGVYPKGEPTFANHFKNQGYATAVAGKWQLLLDDKGISPQEAGFDSYLLWNTPNTERARYWNPSLEQNGEILDLPEGAYGPDICASFLEDFIEEQAGSNTPFLAYYPMILPHNPFPPAPNSSDLNSKDDKANFIDMVNYLDSLVGRLVDALEESGVMENTLVIFTSDNGTNADLTSIFDGAPLQGGKGYTKDHGTHVPLIVNWPGRIPGNQVSDNLIAFSDFFPTIVDAAGMAPKKISDGDGISFWPHCLGQEGTERKWVYGYYFPRPYAESFDNKYHHWEVRYARDKRYKLYGNGDLYDTQEDVLEKRVLDPERSSRAAKRARKSLQAILDSYPDQGRGVDYSRVVGERR, from the coding sequence ATGAAATTATACATCGTGATCAGTTCCGCATTTCTGGCGTTTCTAAACCTAGCCATCGCAAGCGACTCTCCGCCCAATATTCTTCTGATTATGGCAGACGATGTTGGATACGAGTGTTTCAGTAGCTACGGAAGCAAAGAGTATTCAACTCCTCGGCTGGATGCCTTAGCAGCAGAAGGAATACGGTTTGAGAACTGTCATTCCACTCCCTTGTGCACTCCCAGTCGGGTCAATTTGATGTCTGGCAAATCAAACGTATTCAATTACTTCGATTTTGGAGTCTATCCAAAGGGTGAGCCGACCTTTGCTAATCATTTCAAAAATCAGGGTTACGCAACCGCCGTAGCCGGCAAGTGGCAGCTCCTCCTAGATGACAAGGGCATTTCTCCCCAGGAAGCGGGTTTCGACTCTTATCTTTTATGGAACACCCCCAACACAGAACGAGCCCGATATTGGAATCCCTCCTTGGAGCAAAATGGAGAGATTCTCGATTTGCCGGAAGGAGCTTACGGTCCTGACATTTGTGCGAGCTTCCTCGAAGATTTTATCGAAGAGCAAGCCGGTTCGAATACGCCGTTTCTCGCTTATTACCCTATGATCCTGCCGCATAATCCCTTTCCACCGGCTCCCAATAGTAGCGACCTAAACAGCAAGGACGATAAGGCCAACTTCATCGACATGGTTAACTACCTGGATTCCCTGGTGGGTCGTTTGGTTGATGCGCTTGAGGAATCTGGAGTAATGGAGAACACGCTAGTGATATTTACGAGCGACAATGGAACGAATGCGGATCTAACGTCGATCTTCGATGGAGCTCCACTCCAAGGCGGTAAAGGGTACACTAAAGATCATGGCACCCACGTTCCGCTCATTGTAAATTGGCCCGGAAGGATTCCTGGAAATCAAGTAAGCGATAACTTGATCGCATTTTCCGATTTTTTCCCTACCATAGTTGATGCGGCCGGAATGGCGCCAAAGAAAATTTCCGATGGAGATGGAATCAGTTTCTGGCCCCATTGTCTTGGCCAAGAGGGGACTGAGAGAAAGTGGGTTTATGGATACTATTTCCCACGACCCTACGCGGAAAGCTTCGACAATAAATATCATCATTGGGAAGTGCGCTACGCACGGGACAAACGATACAAACTGTACGGCAACGGGGACCTTTACGATACGCAGGAAGACGTTCTTGAAAAGAGAGTGCTTGATCCGGAAAGATCCAGTCGTGCCGCCAAACGAGCCCGTAAGTCACTTCAAGCCATCTTGGATTCATATCCGGATCAGGGGAGGGGAGTCGACTACTCACGAGTGGTCGGTGAACGTCGGTAG
- a CDS encoding AraC family transcriptional regulator → MITSAPQKSFKDFLKDVDPVRRGLGLYDHLSDICYFVKDQTGRFVLANEALVLLLGCSRVSEVLGKTDFDLVPRYLADNYFKDDQQVLFYGQEVVNKVELVTHNDLSVYWYTTTKVPIYSKDGSIIGLEGVTREFKAASSALGPYPELFKVIDFVEKNYSKKVSVADLAKRANLSVRTFERQFKRRFNLSPIAYLKKVRINAACCELIHGNHTIAQIAQDCGFCDQSYLTKEFARLMRITPQAYRDAHAL, encoded by the coding sequence ATGATAACTTCTGCCCCCCAAAAATCGTTCAAGGATTTCCTTAAGGACGTCGACCCCGTACGGCGCGGGCTGGGGCTCTACGACCATCTTTCGGATATCTGCTACTTTGTGAAGGACCAGACAGGGCGTTTTGTTCTAGCCAATGAGGCATTGGTTCTCCTTCTTGGGTGTTCCCGCGTGTCGGAAGTTCTGGGCAAGACCGATTTCGATTTGGTGCCCCGATATCTCGCGGACAACTACTTCAAAGATGATCAACAAGTGCTCTTTTATGGGCAGGAAGTAGTCAACAAGGTCGAGTTGGTGACGCATAACGACTTGTCGGTCTACTGGTACACCACGACCAAGGTACCGATTTACTCGAAAGACGGTTCCATCATCGGCCTGGAAGGAGTTACACGGGAATTTAAGGCGGCAAGCAGTGCCTTGGGTCCGTACCCAGAACTTTTTAAGGTCATAGATTTTGTCGAGAAAAACTATTCCAAGAAGGTCAGTGTTGCCGACTTGGCGAAGCGAGCGAATTTATCGGTGAGAACGTTTGAAAGGCAATTCAAACGTCGTTTTAACCTGAGCCCGATCGCCTACCTGAAAAAAGTCCGAATCAATGCCGCCTGCTGTGAGTTGATCCATGGCAACCACACCATTGCCCAGATAGCCCAGGACTGTGGATTTTGCGACCAGAGCTATCTGACCAAGGAATTCGCCCGCTTAATGCGAATCACTCCGCAAGCTTATCGAGACGCCCATGCCCTCTAG
- a CDS encoding PVC-type heme-binding CxxCH protein, producing MLPRIILSVFVGLLSWNASATSLPLDVEEGERIVIIGNGLGERMLYFPHFETDLHRQFPNKALIVRNLSKPGDTPGFRPHPSRETQWAFPGAEKFHPGRQTHLGIGHHPSPDEWLKELKADTIIAFFGYNESFDGLDKVENFHDELDAFVLHSLKQKYNGQSAPQLVLVSPIAFEDLSAKQDLPDGKAENIHLAAYADAVKRVAEARNVGFIDLFNPTLKLYTKERNPQTINGFALNDEGYRNLSKTLIGSLYGEFKPQEMVSRDAMYAAVEDKNWYWNNDYQILNGVHVYGRRYKPYGNVNYPEEIEKIRQMTELRDGKIHDIALGTPASKSVDDNATRPLTEVKTNYNRPIEFLDVDKAIDQFTLPEGYKIDLFASEAEFPDLRNPVQMTFDNQGRLWVAVIPSYPHYRPGGELPNDKLLIFEDTNNDGRADVQKVFADGLHMPIGFELAPEGVYVATQPNLSLLVDDNGDDRADRMEILVHGFDSHDTHHSISAFLADASGGIYMNEGRFLHSAVETPYGPEYMTDGGLWRFDPKNWKLERFMQVDVSNPWGVAIDDFGQTFLSDASGGANWWSLPLSAKIPHGQEIEKLAQFTTHRVRPTSGTEFVSSRHFPEDTQGDFLINNTIGFLGTKHHSIVEDGAGFTGELKQDLIMSTDSNFRPVDMEFAPDGSLYIVDWHNPLIGHMQHSARDPNRDSDHGRIYRVTYPSRPLVTPVKVAGASINQLLENLKEHEYRTRYRTRRELRGHPANKVIPSVKKWVRGLDKRDSIYGRNLLEALWATWGQNQVDQGILELCLNHEDHKVRSGAVRVLRYIYHQIPDSHDLFMKAALDEHPRVRLEAIVAASWQDNEEGAEIALEGLKKPVTKWMGRAYEAVFTTLEDDAKVLNESGKLNLAGNHSAKEFLAGNFEFYDRKQGEVRVEQINLSKDDLELYRLGEEVYRRDAHCKTCHAADGKGTIPNIYPPLNANEWVMGEDERLIKIVLKGLWGAIEVAGKTYDPTTGVPPMTGFGGMLNDEEVAGVLTYVRAKFGDKKVLAKAIKPEKVAAVREATKDRQNFYMVDEILKEHPFPEGKVSGSAAKQWQSYPGKSGSGKGKSIVLISGDEEYRSEEAMSQLGKILSQRHGFDCTVLYAQHPGEPGVIDPNFGNNLPGLEALQAADLMIIATRFRDLPNNQMREIDDYLKLGKPVIGLRTATHAFNIEDKNARYAHYSFNYNGEKKAWKNGFGELVLGSTWVSHHGWHKYESTRGIIVGSHEIGNGIGKGDVWGPSDVYGVPLPLPGDSKPIVLGEVVAGMGKLHPAIGPGPYDRVPSYGKEEGFHKNDPMMPVAWTKSYQIPGGEKGKVFTTTMGSSNDLEAEGTRRIIVNGVLWAVDIPVPADGANVDLVGDFKPTMYGFQREEGYWQKKDLRVTDFDL from the coding sequence ATGCTGCCTAGAATCATCTTATCAGTTTTTGTTGGCCTTCTCAGTTGGAATGCATCGGCAACCTCATTGCCTCTCGATGTCGAAGAGGGCGAACGCATCGTCATCATTGGAAACGGGCTAGGTGAGCGCATGCTCTACTTTCCTCATTTCGAAACGGACCTGCATCGCCAGTTCCCCAACAAGGCGCTTATCGTTCGCAATCTCAGCAAACCGGGTGATACGCCTGGCTTCCGACCTCATCCTTCGCGGGAAACACAGTGGGCGTTTCCAGGCGCGGAGAAGTTTCACCCCGGGCGCCAGACTCACTTGGGGATTGGTCATCATCCTTCTCCCGACGAGTGGCTGAAAGAATTGAAAGCCGATACCATAATCGCATTTTTTGGCTACAACGAATCCTTCGATGGACTCGACAAGGTTGAGAACTTTCACGACGAGCTAGATGCGTTTGTACTGCACTCCTTGAAGCAGAAATACAATGGGCAGTCAGCACCGCAACTTGTGCTCGTATCTCCCATTGCATTCGAGGATCTCTCAGCCAAACAGGATCTACCAGACGGCAAAGCAGAAAATATCCACCTCGCTGCCTATGCGGATGCGGTTAAGCGTGTGGCTGAAGCGCGAAATGTTGGTTTTATCGATTTGTTCAATCCAACGTTGAAACTTTATACAAAAGAGAGGAACCCACAAACGATAAACGGTTTTGCGCTCAATGACGAAGGCTACCGCAATCTCTCAAAGACTCTCATCGGCTCGCTCTATGGGGAGTTCAAACCTCAGGAAATGGTCTCCCGCGATGCGATGTATGCAGCGGTGGAGGACAAGAATTGGTACTGGAACAACGATTACCAAATTCTGAATGGTGTTCACGTCTACGGACGCCGCTACAAGCCCTACGGCAATGTAAACTATCCAGAAGAGATCGAGAAGATCCGACAAATGACTGAATTGCGTGACGGAAAGATTCACGATATCGCCTTGGGCACTCCGGCCAGCAAGTCTGTTGACGATAACGCAACCCGTCCGCTTACCGAAGTTAAGACGAACTACAATCGGCCGATCGAGTTTCTCGATGTAGACAAAGCAATCGATCAGTTCACCCTTCCAGAAGGCTACAAAATCGACTTGTTCGCCTCGGAAGCAGAATTTCCTGATCTTCGCAATCCCGTCCAGATGACCTTCGATAATCAAGGTCGCCTCTGGGTCGCAGTCATTCCGTCATACCCTCACTACCGACCAGGGGGCGAACTGCCCAACGACAAGCTTCTTATATTTGAGGATACCAACAATGACGGTCGAGCAGACGTACAGAAGGTCTTTGCAGACGGGCTACATATGCCAATCGGTTTCGAACTCGCTCCCGAAGGCGTTTACGTGGCGACCCAGCCCAACCTTTCTCTTCTGGTGGATGACAATGGAGACGACCGTGCCGATCGTATGGAGATTCTCGTGCATGGATTCGATTCCCACGACACCCACCATTCGATATCCGCCTTTCTAGCTGATGCCTCCGGTGGAATCTACATGAACGAAGGGCGATTCCTTCACTCGGCAGTCGAAACGCCTTACGGCCCAGAGTACATGACGGATGGCGGTTTGTGGCGTTTCGATCCGAAGAACTGGAAACTCGAGCGTTTCATGCAGGTAGACGTATCCAATCCTTGGGGTGTTGCTATCGACGATTTCGGCCAAACCTTTCTCTCTGACGCTTCAGGAGGAGCCAATTGGTGGTCTTTGCCATTGTCCGCGAAAATCCCACACGGACAGGAAATCGAAAAACTGGCTCAATTTACGACTCACCGTGTGCGCCCCACTTCGGGAACCGAATTCGTTTCTTCGCGACACTTTCCGGAAGACACTCAGGGAGACTTTCTTATCAACAACACGATCGGCTTCTTGGGCACGAAGCACCACAGTATCGTAGAAGATGGCGCGGGATTCACGGGTGAGCTGAAGCAGGATTTAATTATGTCGACCGATTCGAATTTCCGACCGGTAGATATGGAGTTCGCCCCCGATGGATCTCTCTATATTGTTGACTGGCACAACCCGCTAATTGGGCATATGCAACACAGTGCTCGCGATCCTAATCGCGACTCCGATCACGGTAGAATCTACAGGGTTACCTATCCATCACGACCCCTTGTAACACCCGTGAAGGTGGCCGGTGCTTCGATTAACCAACTGCTCGAAAATCTGAAAGAACACGAATATCGCACTCGTTATCGGACTCGTCGTGAGCTTAGAGGACATCCTGCGAATAAGGTGATTCCATCTGTTAAGAAATGGGTGCGAGGACTGGATAAGCGCGATTCGATATATGGCCGCAATCTTCTGGAGGCACTTTGGGCAACCTGGGGTCAAAACCAAGTAGATCAGGGGATTCTTGAGCTCTGTCTCAATCATGAGGATCACAAGGTTAGGTCTGGAGCGGTTCGTGTTTTGCGCTACATTTACCATCAGATTCCCGACAGTCATGATCTTTTTATGAAAGCCGCTTTAGATGAGCATCCTCGTGTTCGTTTGGAAGCGATTGTTGCGGCTTCTTGGCAGGACAACGAGGAAGGGGCGGAAATCGCTTTGGAAGGTCTCAAGAAACCCGTAACCAAATGGATGGGACGGGCCTACGAAGCCGTCTTTACCACTCTCGAAGATGATGCCAAGGTCCTCAATGAGTCGGGAAAACTAAATCTCGCGGGCAACCATTCTGCCAAGGAATTTCTAGCAGGGAATTTTGAATTCTACGACCGGAAGCAAGGCGAAGTGAGGGTTGAGCAGATCAATCTTTCAAAGGATGACCTTGAGCTCTACCGACTGGGCGAAGAGGTCTATCGTCGAGACGCCCACTGCAAGACTTGTCATGCTGCCGATGGTAAAGGGACGATCCCTAACATATACCCGCCGTTGAACGCGAACGAGTGGGTCATGGGCGAGGACGAGCGACTGATCAAGATAGTCTTGAAGGGACTTTGGGGAGCGATCGAAGTGGCCGGAAAGACTTACGACCCTACCACGGGAGTCCCGCCGATGACCGGTTTCGGCGGAATGCTAAATGACGAGGAAGTCGCGGGAGTACTCACTTATGTGAGAGCCAAATTTGGTGACAAGAAAGTACTCGCCAAAGCCATTAAACCCGAAAAAGTAGCCGCGGTTCGGGAAGCGACCAAAGATCGGCAAAATTTCTACATGGTCGATGAAATACTAAAGGAGCATCCCTTCCCCGAAGGAAAGGTATCAGGTTCTGCTGCGAAGCAATGGCAATCCTATCCTGGCAAGTCTGGATCAGGGAAGGGCAAAAGCATTGTCCTTATCTCAGGAGACGAAGAGTACCGTTCCGAAGAGGCGATGTCGCAACTCGGTAAGATTCTTTCACAGCGCCATGGTTTCGACTGCACCGTCCTCTATGCACAGCATCCGGGTGAGCCAGGAGTGATCGATCCCAATTTTGGAAATAACCTTCCTGGTCTCGAAGCGTTGCAAGCCGCTGATCTGATGATCATCGCTACCCGTTTCCGAGATTTGCCAAACAATCAGATGAGAGAGATCGACGACTATTTGAAGTTGGGAAAACCCGTGATTGGATTGCGAACCGCAACCCACGCCTTCAATATCGAAGACAAGAATGCTAGATACGCACATTATAGTTTCAACTACAACGGTGAAAAGAAAGCCTGGAAAAACGGATTCGGCGAACTCGTTCTAGGTTCGACTTGGGTGAGCCATCACGGATGGCACAAGTACGAAAGTACTCGTGGTATTATAGTGGGTAGCCACGAAATCGGCAATGGTATTGGCAAAGGCGACGTATGGGGTCCCTCCGACGTTTACGGGGTTCCTTTGCCACTTCCTGGTGACAGCAAACCAATCGTATTGGGAGAGGTTGTGGCAGGAATGGGCAAGCTCCATCCCGCGATTGGTCCAGGACCTTATGACAGAGTTCCAAGTTACGGGAAAGAAGAGGGCTTCCATAAGAACGACCCAATGATGCCGGTCGCATGGACAAAGAGCTACCAAATCCCCGGGGGCGAAAAAGGCAAAGTCTTTACGACGACTATGGGCTCGTCCAACGATCTGGAAGCAGAGGGCACTCGACGCATTATCGTGAATGGAGTCCTTTGGGCCGTGGACATTCCTGTTCCTGCAGATGGAGCGAATGTCGACCTTGTGGGCGACTTTAAACCCACAATGTACGGATTCCAGAGAGAGGAAGGTTACTGGCAGAAGAAGGATCTTAGAGTGACCGATTTCGATCTTTAA
- a CDS encoding sulfatase family protein — MRFYQLAFVFVALFPAVFSSSAKDRPNILFIMSDDHTAQAIGAYATLLKELDPTPTIDKLAEEGILFENAFCTNSICTPSRANIITGLYNHKNGVFDLGGSITPDKQTLPILMREAGYQTAVIGKWHLKEEPNFDYYKVLPGQGKYFDTEFRIQGDQSWPKNVVTHKGEHSSDAITDSALDWFKNQRDPSKPFFVCHQYKAPHDYFENAPRYQSYLADDTIPEPETLYDVPNTFGSLATRGWQDELMPHIGTSIGKRNPRRSYATHLFAKFPEEFPGDYDSASLSEEETTRIAYQGYLKKYLRCVKGVDDNLKRLFEYLKAEGLYDNTVIIYTGDQGFWLGEKDYQDKRWAYDESARMPFIVRYPIEIPAGIRSDALIENVDYPALMLDYAGVKIPKEYQGKSFRSICETGKEPANWKPATYYRYWMHMAHHDNPGEMAIRTKTHKLIYFYGANYKGEYQTPPAWELYDLIEDPQELRNVYYVPKYKKIRDDLKAQFAQLRKDIGDDGSHYPECEAVVQEFWDYSEADRRKAIEISANFKKIREAELAND; from the coding sequence ATGAGATTTTACCAACTAGCTTTCGTGTTCGTAGCCTTATTCCCTGCGGTATTTAGCTCAAGTGCCAAAGATCGACCGAACATTCTTTTCATAATGTCTGATGATCACACGGCTCAGGCGATTGGGGCCTATGCGACCTTGCTCAAGGAACTGGATCCCACGCCAACCATCGATAAACTGGCGGAAGAGGGGATCCTCTTTGAAAATGCGTTCTGCACCAATTCAATCTGCACGCCGTCCCGAGCGAATATCATTACCGGTCTCTATAATCATAAAAACGGCGTATTTGACTTGGGCGGCAGCATTACGCCTGACAAGCAAACACTGCCTATCTTAATGCGTGAAGCGGGCTACCAAACGGCAGTCATCGGGAAATGGCACCTTAAAGAGGAACCGAATTTCGACTACTACAAAGTGCTGCCCGGTCAAGGAAAGTATTTTGACACAGAATTTCGGATACAAGGCGATCAGTCATGGCCCAAAAATGTCGTAACCCATAAGGGCGAGCATTCATCCGATGCCATTACGGACTCCGCTTTAGACTGGTTTAAAAATCAGCGTGATCCCAGCAAGCCCTTCTTCGTTTGCCATCAGTACAAAGCCCCCCACGACTATTTTGAGAATGCCCCACGATATCAATCCTACCTAGCCGACGACACGATTCCAGAACCGGAAACTCTTTACGATGTACCGAACACTTTTGGCTCGCTGGCCACCCGCGGATGGCAAGACGAGCTTATGCCTCACATTGGCACCTCAATTGGAAAACGAAATCCTCGGCGATCGTATGCCACTCACCTATTCGCCAAATTTCCGGAAGAATTTCCAGGCGACTACGATTCCGCATCGCTTAGCGAGGAAGAGACCACTCGCATCGCTTACCAAGGGTATCTGAAAAAATACCTTCGTTGCGTCAAAGGAGTCGACGACAACCTGAAGCGACTATTCGAATACCTTAAGGCGGAAGGCCTCTATGATAATACGGTTATCATTTATACAGGTGACCAGGGTTTCTGGCTGGGTGAAAAAGACTACCAAGATAAGCGATGGGCCTATGACGAATCGGCGCGCATGCCATTTATTGTGCGCTACCCCATAGAAATACCAGCTGGAATTCGAAGCGATGCTCTCATCGAAAACGTCGATTATCCCGCTCTCATGCTGGACTACGCAGGTGTGAAAATTCCCAAGGAGTACCAAGGAAAGTCCTTTCGCTCGATCTGTGAAACCGGGAAAGAGCCAGCCAATTGGAAACCGGCGACCTATTACCGATACTGGATGCACATGGCCCATCACGATAATCCTGGAGAAATGGCGATTCGCACTAAGACTCACAAGCTTATCTATTTCTACGGAGCGAACTACAAAGGGGAATATCAAACACCACCCGCATGGGAATTATATGATCTCATTGAAGACCCACAGGAACTTCGAAATGTGTACTACGTTCCCAAGTACAAGAAGATCCGCGACGATCTGAAAGCTCAATTTGCTCAGCTTCGGAAAGATATCGGAGACGATGGCTCTCACTATCCAGAATGTGAAGCAGTCGTGCAGGAGTTTTGGGATTACAGCGAAGCGGACCGACGCAAAGCGATAGAGATTTCCGCGAATTTCAAGAAGATCCGAGAGGCCGAACTGGCGAATGATTAG
- a CDS encoding ankyrin repeat domain-containing protein yields MDSALNGNVEAISLALEAGIDPNIIDENGRTPLMLAAFNGHTEIAERLLEAGARLDLRDSTNRTAFMFACTGPNLKLITILHRRGASVNDIDSHESWTPLMFAAAEGHSDVVQYLLDNNADPNAADVDGETAAMFAQSRGFPELAAMIQARMK; encoded by the coding sequence ATGGACTCTGCGTTAAATGGAAACGTGGAAGCCATTAGCTTGGCTCTCGAGGCCGGAATCGACCCCAATATAATCGACGAAAATGGGCGAACACCTCTGATGCTTGCGGCTTTCAATGGTCATACTGAGATCGCTGAAAGGCTGTTGGAAGCGGGAGCTCGCTTAGATTTGCGAGACAGCACCAACCGTACCGCGTTTATGTTCGCCTGCACAGGACCCAATCTAAAACTGATAACAATCCTTCACCGACGCGGCGCCAGCGTGAACGATATCGATTCACACGAAAGCTGGACACCCTTAATGTTTGCCGCTGCTGAAGGTCATAGCGACGTCGTGCAATATTTGCTGGACAACAACGCCGATCCCAACGCTGCAGATGTCGATGGTGAGACCGCGGCAATGTTCGCCCAATCCAGAGGTTTCCCCGAATTAGCGGCCATGATCCAAGCACGGATGAAATAA